From the Desulfobacterales bacterium genome, the window GATGTCAACGCTTATTTCGCTTTCGGCCGCGTTCAGTAAAATACGCACATGACAACCGGTTCCCACCTCAAAATCCGCTGTGACCGGCAGCCGGCAGCCCCCCATGCCGAGATTCAATATTTCCTCGACACGATAGGACGTATCCCCGACCGTCAATTCGGCGTCGACTTTAACGGGAATGCGGCTGAATTTTCTTTTGTTTTTCGGCAAGAATAACCTCTCGCTTCTTCACGCCCTTTTTTTAATCAGGCTTC encodes:
- a CDS encoding PilZ domain-containing protein; protein product: MPKNKRKFSRIPVKVDAELTVGDTSYRVEEILNLGMGGCRLPVTADFEVGTGCHVRILLNAAESEISVDIAGKIKRSTPGTVAVQFTRIDPDSLFHLRNIVRYNCPDADVVDREIRKHPGIR